The genomic stretch AGCAGTCGCCCAGGGTGACACCGCAGCGCGCCGGATCTGGGACTTCCCGATCCGGCGCGCTGCGGTGCGTCTGTTTTACTTCAGCTGCCCGAAGCCCGCCGGGGGCGTCAGCAGACGCCAGTTCAGGACGTTGTCCCCGCTGAATTCCTCGACGCTGCTCGTCAGGCAGTTATAGCGGACATTTGCCTTGCGCATGATCGGCCACACGACGGCCGCCGCGCGTCCCGCCACGTCCCGGCGCGCAATGGCCCCCATGATGCGCGAGTCCTCACTGCCGGTCGCGGTGCGGTTGTCGCCCATCACGAAGTACTGCCCGTCAGGCACCGTGAACTCCTGCCGGTCCGGCACGACGTTCACGGTCGCGCCCGCGATGCTGGCGGACGTGATGTTGTTCGCCACCTCGCTCTGCGTGTCCCAGCAGCCCTGCTCCTGCCAGTAGGCGGTCGTCCAGCTGGAGTCCAGCGGCTGGCCGTTCACGCTGACCTCGCCCGCCGTGATACTGACCCGGTCGCCCGGCAGGCCGATCAGCCGCTTGATCAGGAACGGCCGGTAGGTGTACAGCCCGAACGCACTCTTGTTCAGATTGTCGATCTTCGCGCTGGCCTCGCGGGGCGGCTTGAAGATCAGGATGTCGCCGCGCTTGAAGTCCCCGACGCCCGCCTTGTGCAGCCACGTCTCGTACTTCGGCACGAACACGCGCTCGCCGTTGCGCAGGTTCGGCATCATGCTCACGCCGTCCACGCCCACGAGCGTCGCCACGAACTGCGTGATCACCACCGCGAACACGATGGGTTCCAGGATCTCCTTCCACAGTTTCTGCAGCGCGGTCTGCTTGGGCTTGATGGGGGCGGGCGTCTGGGGGGCTGTCATGCACCGCGCAGAATACCGGATGCCGGGCCGCTGCGGTCAGCCGGGCAGGGTCAGCAGGCGCGGCAGCTGCGCCTGCGCGGCCTCCACGCCCGCCTGGATGGCGGCGTCCGCCCGGTTGAAGTTCAGCAGGTCCACGTCGCGCAGCGTGGGGCGCAGCAGCACGTCCGGACGGTACAGGCCCACCCGGGCGTCGGTCAGCTGCGCCTGCATGATCTCCACCGCGCGGCGCAGGGTCTGCACCGTCCCGAGGTGTGGGTGCGCGCCGCCCTGTGCCCCACCTGCGCCGGGCTCGCGCCGCCATAGCCGCCCGCGCCGCTCGGTGAGGGTCAGCGGGACGGGCGCCGTGACGTCCACCGCCAGCACCCGCCGCGCCCCCAGGAACAGCGCGGCGTCCACCGGCACCTGATTCAGGATCCCGCCGTCGGACAGCAGCAGGTCCCCCTGCGCGACCGGTTCCACCGCGCCCGGGTACGCGGTCGTGGCGCGCAGCGCCTCGTGCAGATTCCCGCGCGACAGGTACACCGCGCGGCCCGACCGCAGGTCCGTGGCGGTCACCGCCAGCGGCAGGCGCAGCTCCTCGAACGTGGCGGGCAGGTGATCGGCCAGCCACGCACTCACCACCGACGGCCGCACCAGCCCGGGACCGGGCCGCAGGTTCAGCAGGCGCCGCCAGGACACCCCGCGCGACAGGCGCTCCATCTCGTCGGCGCTGTACCCGGCGGCGATGAACGCCCCGACCAGCCCGCCCATGCTCGTCCCGGCCAGCATGCCGGGCGTCAGCCCGTGTTCTTCCAGCACGCGCCACACGCCGACGTGCGCCAGTCCGCGCGCGCCGCCACCTCCCAGGACCAGTCCGTACGTCATTCTGGAAGGCACTCTACGACTCTTCTGAACCCGGTTCAGTGCGTGGGGTGCGGGCAGGAGGTCCGCGCTACCCGCAGCGGCAGCCGTTGGGGTAGGTTGTGGGAGATGCCTCTTGCAGGACAGGTCGTGGGAAACGGCGTCCGGCTGGTCCGACCGGTCGGACGCGGCTCGCACAGCCTGGTGTACTTCGCGGTGGCTCGCGACGGCCAGCCCTGCGCCGTGAAGATCTTCCCCGCGCACCTGGGCGGCTACGCCGAACGGGAATACGACCACGCGCACGACCTGCACCACCCCCGGCTGGTCCGCGTGATCGAACGGACCGTCGTGGACGACCAGCCCGCCCTGGTCAGCACCCTGGCACGTGGCGAGGTGCTGTTCCGCCGCTACGCGCAGCGGCCCGCCGTGCAGCAGGAACGCCGGGCCTTCCTGCTGACCCTCGTGCACCTGCTGGACGCGCTGGGGTACCTGCACGAGCGCGGGCTGGTGCACCGCGACATCAAACCCGAGAACATCATCGTGGAGGAGGACGGCAGCGCGAAACTGGTGGATTTCGACCTGTCCGGCCCCGCCTTCGAGACCTTCGACGCGCCGCTGCGCATGGGCACCGCCGCCTTCCAGAGCCCCGAGGCGGCGCGCGGCGAACCGCTGGGTCCCGAGAGCGACCTGTACGGCGTGGGCGTCCTGCTCGGCTGGGGCATTCACGGCTCGCTGCCCGACCCGGACGAGCCGCACCCGCACACCCTGGACCCGCTGCAACCCCTGTACCTGAGCCTGACCCGCCCCGACCATGCCGAGCGGCCCAACGACGCCGCGCGCGTCCGCGCCGAACTGCTGCGGCTGGCGGGCCTGCCGTACTGACCAATCCTGACTCGCCGGGATCGCGCCCCCAGGCACGGTTGCCGCCTGCCCCGACCGCTAGCCTGCCGGGATGCCCCGCCCCGCCCCCACGTTCACGGCGCCCGCCACCCTGCCGGAGGTGACGTGCCGCCTGACCGGGCAGTACCTCCCGGACGGGGAACTGCCCTTCCCCCGCACCCGCCCGGCAGACCTGCTGAGCAGCCTGATCCGCACGATCCTGGGCCAGCAGAACACCCGCGCCGCCGCCGACCGGCAGTACCGCGCGCTGCGCACAGCCTACCCGCGGTGGGAGGCCGCGCTGCTCGACGGCCCGGACGGCATTGAGGACACCCTGCGCGGCGTGGGCGGCGGCCTGCACCGCAGCAAGGCCGCCAGCGTGCACGGCATCCTGAGCGCCCTGGCCGGACCGGACGAGGACGGCCCACTGACCCTGGAGCACCTGAGCGGCCTGACCGACGAGACGGCCCGCGCGACCCTGGAAGCCCTGCCCGGCGTGGGCCGCCACACCGCCGCCCTGATCCTCCTGTTCGACCTGCACCGGCCTGCCATGCCGGTCGAGGGCAACCTGGACCGGCTGGCCCGGCGGCTGGAGTGGGTCCCGGACACCTGGACGGGCGCGCGAGTGGAACGCTGGTTCGACGCCACCGTGCCCCGCACCACCCCGGACCGCCTGCGCCTGCACGTCGCGGGCGTCCGGCACGGGCGCGAGGTGTGCCTCAGCCGCCACCCGAGCTGCGACGCGTGCGTGCTGGCCGACCTGTGCCCCTCGGCCGCGCTGCTCGGACCGGGCTGAACCTGAGACCCGGCAGCGCAGACAGCGCCAAGCCGACCGCGCCGGACCTCCCTACACTCGGCGGCGTGCAGCTCCTCCTGATCCGCCACGCGCAGTCGGCAAACAACCTCCTGTACCAGCAGACCGGTGCGAAGGCCGGACGCCACCCCGACCCGCCCCTGACGCCACTGGGACACCGGCAGGCGCAGGCCCTGGCCGACCACCTCCGGCAGGCGCCGCGCGGGCCGCTCGCGCTGACGCACCTGCACGCCAGCCTGACCGTCCGCGCCGTGCAGACCGCTGCGCCCCTGGCCCGCGCGCTGGGCCTCCCCGTGCACGCTCACGCCGACGCGCACGAGGTCGGGGGGCTGTACTGGGGCGCGTGGGACGGCGAGCGCGGCCCCACCCCCGGCGAGACGCCTGCGGGCCTGCGGGCGCACTGCCCCGGCCTCCGCTGGCCTGGCGACCTGTCCCCCCACGCCCCCTGGGACGGGGGGTTCGAAACGGACGACCCGGCGGTACACGCGAGCCGGGCACGCCGACTGCTGGGCGACCTGCGCGCCCGCCACGGACCGGACGACCGGGTGGGGCTGGTCACGCACCATCTCTTCGCGCAGTACCTGATCGCAGCGCTGCTGGGCAGCGACCTGCCCCGCCTGCCTGCCACGCTGCGCGTGAACAACACCGCCACCTGCGCCGTCGACCTGCGCGGCGACCCGGTCCGGGTCGGGTGGATCAACCGGCACGAACATCTGGGCAGGGCGCTCGTCACGGCCTGACCGCCGCCGGAACGCGTCGGGGGTGTGCGGGCTATGCTCGGGGGCATGACCGCTCCCACCTTCTCGCATGAACTCTCGGTCGCGTCGGCGCTGGCGCGCGAGGCCGGGGCGCTGCTCCTGGCGCACCTGCGCGCCGGGTTCACCGTGGAACACAAGACGAGTGCCGACGACCCCGTGACCATCGCCGACCGCGAGGCGTCCGCGCTGATCATGACCGCCCTGGCCGCCGCGTTCCCGGCGGACGGCCTCCTGTCCGAGGAGGAGACCGACGACCGCGCCCGCCTGGGCCATGACCGCGTGTGGATCGTGGACCCCATCGACGGCACGAAGGAGTTCTCGACGGGCCTGCCGGATTACTGCGTCAGTATCGGCCTCGCGGTGGGAGGCGAGCCGGTGCTGGGTGTCGTGTACGCTCCGGAAACGGATGAGCTGTTCAGCGGCGTGGTGGGGCAGGGCGTCACCCTGAACGGCCAGCCTGCGCCCATGCCCGGCAGCGGACCGGACTGGCGTGTCGCCGTGTCCGACACCGAACACGGACGGGAACTGCACCGCACGTCGCTCCCCGGCATGAAGCCCAGCGGGAGCATCGCCCTGAAGCTCGCGCG from Deinococcus soli (ex Cha et al. 2016) encodes the following:
- the lepB gene encoding signal peptidase I, yielding MTAPQTPAPIKPKQTALQKLWKEILEPIVFAVVITQFVATLVGVDGVSMMPNLRNGERVFVPKYETWLHKAGVGDFKRGDILIFKPPREASAKIDNLNKSAFGLYTYRPFLIKRLIGLPGDRVSITAGEVSVNGQPLDSSWTTAYWQEQGCWDTQSEVANNITSASIAGATVNVVPDRQEFTVPDGQYFVMGDNRTATGSEDSRIMGAIARRDVAGRAAAVVWPIMRKANVRYNCLTSSVEEFSGDNVLNWRLLTPPAGFGQLK
- a CDS encoding patatin-like phospholipase family protein, translated to MTYGLVLGGGGARGLAHVGVWRVLEEHGLTPGMLAGTSMGGLVGAFIAAGYSADEMERLSRGVSWRRLLNLRPGPGLVRPSVVSAWLADHLPATFEELRLPLAVTATDLRSGRAVYLSRGNLHEALRATTAYPGAVEPVAQGDLLLSDGGILNQVPVDAALFLGARRVLAVDVTAPVPLTLTERRGRLWRREPGAGGAQGGAHPHLGTVQTLRRAVEIMQAQLTDARVGLYRPDVLLRPTLRDVDLLNFNRADAAIQAGVEAAQAQLPRLLTLPG
- a CDS encoding serine/threonine-protein kinase, translated to MPLAGQVVGNGVRLVRPVGRGSHSLVYFAVARDGQPCAVKIFPAHLGGYAEREYDHAHDLHHPRLVRVIERTVVDDQPALVSTLARGEVLFRRYAQRPAVQQERRAFLLTLVHLLDALGYLHERGLVHRDIKPENIIVEEDGSAKLVDFDLSGPAFETFDAPLRMGTAAFQSPEAARGEPLGPESDLYGVGVLLGWGIHGSLPDPDEPHPHTLDPLQPLYLSLTRPDHAERPNDAARVRAELLRLAGLPY
- a CDS encoding endonuclease III domain-containing protein, with product MPRPAPTFTAPATLPEVTCRLTGQYLPDGELPFPRTRPADLLSSLIRTILGQQNTRAAADRQYRALRTAYPRWEAALLDGPDGIEDTLRGVGGGLHRSKAASVHGILSALAGPDEDGPLTLEHLSGLTDETARATLEALPGVGRHTAALILLFDLHRPAMPVEGNLDRLARRLEWVPDTWTGARVERWFDATVPRTTPDRLRLHVAGVRHGREVCLSRHPSCDACVLADLCPSAALLGPG
- a CDS encoding histidine phosphatase family protein, with protein sequence MQLLLIRHAQSANNLLYQQTGAKAGRHPDPPLTPLGHRQAQALADHLRQAPRGPLALTHLHASLTVRAVQTAAPLARALGLPVHAHADAHEVGGLYWGAWDGERGPTPGETPAGLRAHCPGLRWPGDLSPHAPWDGGFETDDPAVHASRARRLLGDLRARHGPDDRVGLVTHHLFAQYLIAALLGSDLPRLPATLRVNNTATCAVDLRGDPVRVGWINRHEHLGRALVTA
- a CDS encoding 3'(2'),5'-bisphosphate nucleotidase CysQ produces the protein MTAPTFSHELSVASALAREAGALLLAHLRAGFTVEHKTSADDPVTIADREASALIMTALAAAFPADGLLSEEETDDRARLGHDRVWIVDPIDGTKEFSTGLPDYCVSIGLAVGGEPVLGVVYAPETDELFSGVVGQGVTLNGQPAPMPGSGPDWRVAVSDTEHGRELHRTSLPGMKPSGSIALKLARIAAGQVDATFTMSPRSEWDIAAGHALLRAAGGDLRRRDGRPVRYNQPRPHIEQGLIGGAPAALDWLEGQLRGHRLPVAHLGLTSGDPAWTLLPETDRAALDGHPGVNVRHASGEVLALLVVDPATRQVERAEGDAFHLDRLTRDVTRALGTVQS